A window of Physeter macrocephalus isolate SW-GA chromosome 6, ASM283717v5, whole genome shotgun sequence genomic DNA:
ATCCCGGCATAGACGGCAAGTACCCTGTACGTTTCTAGTAGGGCTTTGGTTCCAGAAAAACATCATCATCCCTCAGGTTAATGTTGTTCACTtgaatgtttccatttattttggtcttctcTACCTAGTTTTTATACTTGTGTATATTTTAGTACCATTATACTTTTAATAAGTTAAATCAACACTAGcctgaaattgttttaaaataaaaacaaaatattttgttaaaaaaaaaaatcaacactagAGGCCTGGGTGAATTCCTCCCCCTGAGAAGGGATTGGGAATATGTCTCAGGATTGAGAATAGGCTTATTCTCTTGATCTGTGCCCCAAAGTCCTCCTGAGGGAAATTGTGCTGCCTCATTGCAGCAGGTGCACCATTTGCCACCTAAACTGCCGTGgagaaggaggaaatggaagAGAGGGAAACCACAATACCACATTCCAAAGCCCCTTTgagttattttctgtctctgcaaTTGGATGTAAAACGACGCTGTGGTATCGCTTCCATTTTTCATGGCTCTGTGGTCCTGAGTGCAATATTATCTGACATGCTACCTCCGTGGGGATTCAAACGGCCAGAAAATTGTCTCCAACCGAAAAAAGCTGGGGGGAAAGAAGGAGGACCCCTTGTTTCTCTGCTCGTTTAGCAATGTATTGCCTTCAATACTGTCCAGTAGTGATTCAAATGGACAAAATTGATGGGCCCCTTTTCCTTCCTAGTCCTATTTCCTTTAGGACAGTTCtggtttgggtttggttttttaagTGGCATGAATGCTCTTCTTAAGGTGATGAATACATCTGTTCAGAAATCAGGAAATGCAAACGTCAGGGTTTTACCGTTCAAACTAAATATTAATTGAACTCCATGACCTAGGGCTGGCCTGCAACAAAATTATAGAGCTGGTGAAATTTGTCTTTGAGATTTCTGGCCttctttcttggatttttttttttttcttctttcatgaacaatgcatagggacttccctggtggcgcagtggttaagaatccgcctgccaacgcaggggacacgggttcaagccctggtccgggaagatcccacatgccgcggagcaactaagcccatgcgccacaactactgagcctgcgctctagagcccgcaagccacaactactgaagcccgcgcgcctagagcccgtgcaccgcaacaggagaagccaccgtaatgagaagcccgcgcaccgcaacgaagagtagcccccgctcgccgcaagtagagaaagcccgctctcagcaaggaagacccaatgcagccaaagattgattgactgattaattaattaattttaaaaagaatgcatatatgttAACCGCCTTCAGTGTACCATACCTTGTCCAAATGCTGAACTGGACTAGATCTTATTGTCTAAATGCCAACCCatactttttatttgatttaatcaACACCCCTGCAGGGTAGGTGGCCctattcccattttgcaaataATAGAACCGAGGCTTAAAAAGTTAAGGGTCTTGCCCAAGCCTAGGTCTTCTGATTGCAGATCTTACCCACTTTCTACTTAGTGCTCTAATACCCTTTCCTTACTCTTCTATGTAAAAATATTATCATATATAATGTTACCCTctcttatacatttatattttataacaatttgCTCAAAGGTATGGGCTGAAGGCTTGGTTCCTGTATTAGTTccctaggactgccataacaaagtatcataaacgcagtggcttaaaataacaggagtttattctcttacagctccagaggctggaagtctaaaatcaaggtgtcagcggggTCACGCGCTCTCTGATGGCTCCACGCGTACACCCTTCCTTGTCCTCCCCTGCTTCTGGCAGTTGCTGACAATCCTCGGCATGTCTTAGCtagtagatgcatcactccaacctctgcctctgccATCACGTGGCCTTctctatgtgtgtctctgtgtctctgtattCTCTCCGTATAATGACACTAGTCATTGGACCAGGACCCACCTTAACTCAGTATGACTTCAGTTTAACTAATCGcatctgcaaaaaaaacccccccgtatttccaaataaggtcacattctgaggtcccccatgaatttggggggatcaCTATTACAGCCTCTATTAAAGAACGTTCTGACATCTATGAACAATTGGGAAATTTCTTTAGCTACAGAGGGGCCTTCCCCCTTTCAAGTTTGCCTGAAGAGATTATtaactgattcattcattcactcaacaaatacttagtgACCGTCTACTATATGACTGGCACTTTTGCAAGCACTGGAGCTACAGCCCTGGAAGGACAGAGTTCACACTTCATGGTACTTGCGTTCCACAGGGAGAAACTTTTGCCAGTGTGGTATGAAGGTGTGGCCGCAAAGGGCAGGAAGTACAAGGCTTCGTAATAGGCTCCAGAACTGGCTCGTCCTCACTTCTAACACATTCTGCTAGTCTGAGCAAGTCACAGCCAGCCAGAGTCAAGGGGCTAGAGAAATAGACTCGACTTCTTGAAAGGAAGAGTGACAGTGTAGGATTGTAAAGGGGGGGAATGACCGTCAAGAGGGCAGCGACAACTCCTTTGAGATTTCCCCCAGTTTGCTTATGAGACGAAAGTAGCAAGAGCATCTCCTGTTTGCTCATGGAATTTTCAGAACATTAGCACTCTGCCTTGGTTTGCTTCCTTCCCTTGAGTGTGGAAGTTTCCATTGGTGATAGCATCTACTTCAGAGAATTGCTGGGAAGATTaaagataatgtatttaaataagcTGAAGGTGTGAaggtgcctgacacagagtagctCCCCCAGCTGTTGTCTCATGCCGGCTGATgatcaccgtcaccatcatcgTCGTGGGAGCCatgagagaagacagacacagagcCCTAAAGCAGGATGTAATGACTTCTCTCCAGTGGCCACCAGGATATCCCTCAGGCCCCCCATAAACTCATCAGTGTTCCTCACTTAAGCCCATCCCAGCTGCCCTGTGCACATTCTAGAATGAATTGTACAGAGTGTGGTTCAGAATTGGAAACACAAGGCCAGCTTCTTGGGTCCCACCCAGGCCCTTGGCTCTACTGACTTGCCTGTGCAGGTGGTTTTAGGGGGGTTTCACTGATCCCTCCGCATTCCCTACTCTAGACCGCCCGCAGTCCAGCCTGGAGAGGGCAgtggctgtgtggctttgggtcCCTGTGAATCAAGGGGTCGCCCGACTTGAGAAAACCAAGCATGAAATAGACGGGGCAATTGTGCTGTAAAGGACGCTCAGTGGGGAGGGTGTTTAGAGGAGGGAATGATTCTTCCACTTGCGTGGCAGGGGAGCGTGTTGGGCCTTCATGGATTATCCAGTTTATACCagcagaaagggagagggaagaatcCCGGATAGGAGTGGCTGGGCCCAACAGGAAAAGAGTGAATCATTTGTTTCTTTGGCGCTTCCTTCAGTTCTAAAAGGGGGAGGAACGGGAATGAGCTGGGAAAAGTAGGTTGGCGCGGGACTGTGAAGGACCTCAGAAGACAAGTATAAGGCTGGGGACCCCATTCATTCCGGGGTCAGGGATGCAACCATGTCATCTGCGGCCCCAGAGTGGCTATTCCATAACCCTGGTGCCCTAGTCTCTCTATAACTTTAATCATAATATTAGTAtctttgatatttaaaagaagacccatacatctgaaactaacacaacattataaatcaactatactccgatatacaagaaaaaattaaattaaaaaaaaaagaagagcacatTACACATTCAGGAGGGTAGATGGAAGCACGGCATCAAGCCAAACAACAGTAGGGTGTCACCACTCCATTGAAAGTCTGTGAGGTGAGTCTCTGGGGTTGGAGACCAAGATGGCAGCACACCAGGGCAGTGTGGTCTCATGTTGCCTATTCTAGGTGGACTGAGAACTAGTTCAGATTGGGAGTGAATGGCCTTTAGGGGAGAAACCTTTGCTCCTAGAATTCAGAGGAGCATGCAGATTTTCCCTTTGGCCCCTACGGAGGCCGCCAGCTCTCTGGCCTGGTGCCTCTTAGGCTGTGAGCCCTTTAGGAAAGGTTTCTATCTCCCAGGTGTGCTGGGCAGAATGCCTTGTACTTTATGAGGTCTGGACACATGTTTGAATGGATGGATCAGTGGATGAATATGGCAGAGAGGAAAAGCTCAAAGATAATAAGTGTGAATACCCATATATTACGGTTCCAAGTGATATATAACCCAGACTTAAACTGCCTCTTGCACCAAAGCAAATGTACTGACTAATGCAACAAAAGCCCAGAAGCTGGGGGTCGGAGCTAGGTATTCAGATGATGTCACTGGGAATACATCCCCTTGTCTTTCTTCTCATCCTTCCTCTGTTCCCTTCATTCCCAGTCTAGTTCTCCCTGCATGGTGgccctcctccctgtccccaagCTCCAGGGTGCATTCTCTCAGCTCGGCAGCTTGAGAGGAAAGGGAGCTGAGAATGAGGGAAGGCAGGTTCCCAGCTGAAAATCAAGGCACTGGTACTGAGGAAGCAAAAAGCAACAGATGTCCACAGTGATAGGCTTGTAGAAAAATTGGATCCCCTTGCTTTGAAATAGATCAGTCAAATGCCAGAACTCCATGCTTTCTTCCTGCTTTAATCAAGAAGACTGGAGGACTGGACATCGGATTAGAGTGGAAAGTGGACAGCTTTGGTTGCCaggcagacctgagtttgaatacTGACTCTCTCACTGTGTGATCTCAAGCTAGTAACTTgacatctctgaacctcagttcccttttctttccagcTGGACTGTCAGCTCCATAAGGGCAGTTACCCTGTTGCACCTTTTCGTTACTGCACCCCCAGTGCCTAGCAGCATGCTACCTGGCACAGCGGCAGGTATTTGATATTGTTAAGTAAATCAATAACGGTTCAAGTTTGTtgtacagagaaaaggaaaactgtaTACGTGAAGCTCTAACAAAATGCCTGGCACGTAGAGGGTGATGGGTAAGTTATAGAGTTGGTCATTATCATTACCCTCCAAAGGAAGCATGGTGGAACACAGAACCAAAATAGccccgagggcttccctggtggcgcagtggtcgagagtccgcctgccgatgcaggggacgcgggttcgtgccccggtccgggaagatcccacgtgccgcggagcggctgggccaggagccatggccgctgcgcctgcgcgtccggagcctgtgctccgcaacgggagaggccacggcagtgagaggcccgcgtacagcaaaaaaaaaaaaaaaaaaaaaaaaaaaaaaatagccccgACAGCTGATGGAGAACTGGAAAGGGAGGCAGGCCATTTAGGTTGTCAGTGGCTGCCTCGGTGGCCCGCGTTGGCCACCGTGCTGTGGATGTGGCCCAGTGTAAACCTCCCACACAAGTACTGAGTTCGTATTCTTCTTGTGTCCCCTCTGCAGCTGGAGCTCTCCAACACGGCCGTCCTGCACCAGATGCGGCGGGACCAGGTCACAGACACGTGCCGGGCCAGCAGCGCCGTGAGCCGCAAGCGGCGGGTGCTGACCCCCAACGACCTGAAGCACCTGGTGGTGGATGACGACCACGAGCTCATCTACTGCTACGTGCCCAAGGTGGCGTGCACCAACTGGAAGCGGCTCATGATGGTCCTGACCGGGCGGGGCAGGTACAGCGACCCCATGGAGATCCCGGCCAACGAGGCGCACGTCTCGGCCAACCTGAAGACCCTGAACCAGTACAGCATCCCCGAGATCAACCACCGCTTGAAAAGCTACATGAAGTTCCTGTTCGTGCGGGAGCCCTTCGAGAGGCTGGTGTCCGCCTACCGGAACAAGTTCACGCAGAAGTACAACACCTCCTTCCACAAGCGCTACGGCACCAAGATCATCAGGCGGCAGCGCAAGAACGCCACGCAGGAGGCCCTGCGCAAGGGCGACGACGTCAAGTTCGAGGAGTTCGTGGCCTATCTCATAGACCCGCACACCCAGCGCGAGGAGCCCTTCAACGAACACTGGCAGACCGTCTACTCCCTTTGTCACCCGTGCCACATCCACTATGACCTCGTGGGCAAGTATGAGACGCTGGAGGAGGATTCCAATTACGTGCTGCAGCTGGCGGGCGTGGGCAGCTACCTGAAGTTCCCCACCTACGCCAAGTCCACGAGAACTACTGATGAAATGACCACAGAGTTCTTCCAGAACATCAGCTCAGAGCACCAGACGCAGCTGTACGAAGTCTACAAACTCgattttttaatgttcaattaCTCAGTGCCAAGCTACCTGAAATTGGAAtgaagggtggaggtggggagaggggcgaGAATCGTGCtttttaatttaagatttttatttgtcaaaagAATTCTATGGATATTGggttattttgtaaattaatatttctttgggGACGATGCTGCAAGCAGCATAGTGAGAATTATTTAAAATCCTTAGTAGGGAAGGACGGCTGTCTTTGCAGGGGACTAGGATGGGTGTCCTTGTTTTTTAGACATGAATCCCCCAACAACACTGTTTCAGAGGTTTCTTTGTGTTCTGGTGAATTCCATGAATTGTGCATCCCATAAATTCTAATTAATgttatttatagttatttaaaCATGGTCTCTGTATAGATTTCTTTTCGTGGCAGCAAGATTCTAACGTCTCTGCAGAAGAAATCTGTGTTTCGTTCTGTGCTTGCAGCAGCTCGTGCAGGGGCATGAATGTTCTCCTTATTAACCGCTCAGAGAGTCACTGTGATAACCATTGTGCTGTCTGTTGATACCACCATTCTTGAAATTCTGctagaaataaatagaaagaggCACCTTTGCAAGGGACTGATTCCAAACTGATTTCAGTCGACCCAAACGTTCCTCACACGAAAgaaaagtgattatttttttaacccaagGAGAGAGCTGATtgattgtagcttttttttttccccccatcagACTTAGCAATCTGGTAGAATAGGCTTTTCTACAGAATTTTTTAACTGGCAGTGCCAGTTGTGATGAAGGTAAAGTGGCTGGTGCTTTacgttcaacaagtatttattaagcaactactatgtgctaggccTAATTCTAGACCCTGCAGATAGAGCATTGAACAAAACCAATAGTCTTGGCCCTCAGGAAGCTTTACGTGGACGCAGAGTATCCAGCTCGACAGTTAGCAAACCCCTGATATTCATGGACTTAACATGAGGTTTGGATTATTCACGAACAGCCCCAGAAGGTTCAGGATCCCtacaaatttgcatttttctacgGCCCAAATTTGAAAACCATGTGCTTGGAACAGGCCACTTAACTTGGTGAGTAATCCAAGCTCATTGCCCAACATAAGAGATGACAAAAAATGTTTCCTGTCATGTGCCCACTCCAATTTATTGGTAGTATCTGCCTTTAAGCCCCAGAACAGATTTGCCAGGCACGGCATGGAAGAGTGctgtgattgattagtgatgtctgccttGGGTGAGGGAAAGGGAATATTCGCCAAACGTCTCCTCCTGTCATTTCCAGCCCAGCTTTAAGGTCTCCACCTAGAAGTGTTGTTTTCTACTCTTTGTCatgtaaaagattaaaattttgtGGCAGGACTCAGACATTGGAGGATTTGCAATGGCCTGGCATTTCTACTCCTTGTGAAGGTCAGAGGCAGACTATTTGTACACTTATGCATATCCGCTCCTCCAAAGGCCAAGAAACCATCCGCGCCTTTGCAACCACCAGCAACGAGCAGCAAGGACAGCCTTCTGTGATGGTAACCCACGCCCTTTTCCTCTGGAAGGCTGGAAACATTCCATTCCCTGTTCCTTGCTAATTAACGTCTGCACATGCTTCTCATTTCCGATGCCTCCGCTGAAGTTTGAGCCACATCCCTCTTACAGCTAGTGAATGAGTTGGTAGCAGATACTGTATATAATGATAATAGTTCTAATaatagggggtggggtgggatggggcgtgggtaagttttgctttttgtttttgatgcagTGTATAGCACAGAGGGGAGAAGAATATTCTAAACgaacaaaaaatgaataatttattcaCAGAAGCTATTAAAATTGTATTGTAAAGCTCACAGCCAGCTCAGTGAGCAGCAGCTGCCATGTCTCACGGAGGAAATTATTTTACTGAATGTGAGTGAGGTGTGCACTGGAGAGGGTGGCCGAAGCTATTTAATAAGATGTTGTGTACCTTCTTCCAAGCTCTCTCTCCTTTGCGAAGGGCACGTCAACTGTACCCTTGACGAATAGAGATTTATGCAATGTGTTTTACCAAGTAGAGTGACAGACTTCAGCTGTCCTTGGAATTATTCCTGGACCCTACTTCCAGGCAGAGGACACTGTCCTCAGAAACAAAGCTTCTGCTAATGAAAGAGGTTTCTGGCATTTCCTGATAATGTGCTTCAGAGAACACAGGTTCTCCCCAGACACAAGTTGGTGTGATGCAAAGTAAGGGTTTTGTAGTCAGATATCCTTGGGAAACAAAGCCAAGTCCATTTCCTTTCtgcaggacttttcagagccttgAATGTATGCTGTGCATTGTGAATTCCCAAGAGCATCACTGATGGAGTCGGTGGCATTTCGTGACCTTCTGTGAGCGGGATACTCTAATTTGCAGATCATCTCAGAGAGCTAGCGTTCCACTGAATATTCTTTGGCTAGGTTGCTTTAGCACATCTGAGGTCTTCAAGGATAAAAAACTGCTTCCCTGACACCCCGCTtccgaaaacaaaacaaaacaacaataaaacagcaCCACAGTCTCCACCTGGTTTATAGCAACGAAGGTACTTTATCAAATTAATTCAATTTCTGCTTAAGTGCAATGGTTCTAATCCTGGATATTACATGGGCCACGATTCCCTCCCTCCCAAAAGGAGTGCCGAAGAGTCTTGGGCGGTGCTGACAgaaggagggatgggggaggggcacaaagCCTCAGCTGGTCCCCCTAGTGCTGGAGCCTAAGGTTGCTCAGTGCAAGCCAAGAGAGCTCAACCCTTGCTGAATGTTCCTTCGATTCTATAGTTTGGAATTGTTCAGTGTTCTTTCTGTACTTTAATGGAAATTCACGTGGATTTCCCGCGTTTTGCATTTCCACATCTCATCCTTCTATGATCAGCTGTGATGCCTTCTTTCATTCGTCTTCTTGCTCTAGTGGGAAAGGGTGTCCTTCAGGGGACGATACTGCGGTATGGTTCGGCAATGAGGGGCTCTTTCTCCTCGTGTTttgtgttcatattttattttttctaatggcataaaaactttttttaaaaaaatcaattcaactGTTTTTGCAGAATGTAGAAAGTACTCTGTGTCCTTGGTTAAAAAGAATCCATGGGTGAAAATGTGCCTGGAAAACAAAAGTTCTTGGTTCTTtcgttccttttcttttttttttttttaaagaagactgtTTGGAAACGCTTTCTATTGCATGCTTAGCTGGAGAAAAGTACAGGCAGGTGTCCCATCTCCGAGCCACTTTTCAGAGGTGCTGCTGTGTTTTCAAAACCAGGTACAGAGTTGTATTTACAAGGACATTCCTGCTTAACCTGTCCCTTTGGTTGGAAAACGGTAGAATATTAGCCACAGGGTTTGAATTCCTGCAGCTGCTTCagaccctcccccttccctgcctccccagctggTCTGGGAAGAAGGGCAGTCTGCTGACCTGCTGGTGTCTCAGAGGGGACCTTCCTTCCCACCTGTCCACCAGGTGAGTTTCACTGTCCTGCCTGTTCACCTGTATGGCACAGGACAGCAGCAGGCAGTGGAAACTTCGGTCGGCCCAGTGTCCTGGTGGCAAAGGCGTGGAAGCACCAGGGTCTGATCCCTACTGGTAGAAAATTCCCAGAACAAAAGCGAGTCCCCAGCTTCCTTAGCTGGTGGGGTCTGGACCAGTGCTGAGGCAGTGATTGCAAAAGTCCCTGTTCTAACCTGGCCAGAAGCCGAGGGACTCTGACCCTGGTGGGTGGGGCTCCGAGCAGATCTCTCACAGCCTGGCCCTCCcctgcgcgcgcgcacacacacacacacacacacacacacacgcgcgcgcgcgcgcgcgcaatCTGAGCTGCCCCGTTCTGTGCGATCCTGGGGACCAGAATCTCTTGCCCACTCATGTCAGCAGGACTGACCTCATCACTCCCCCAGCGTTCCCACAACCAGTATTTCCTCCAGCCTTTTCCATCACAACCAACCGGACCCTATGAACAGGCAAGCAGCTTGACCTTCGGCCGTTAACGGGCGAATTTCAGTCTGTTACCCTTTGTCAGGTACAGAAGGGGCTGCCCGTACTATTTTCTTAGGAGCGTGCTCAGTATGGCATATGGACATATAATTTAACATCTTTGTGGAgcgtgattttctttttttacatatttgtgtGCAGTAGAGGGCCTGTTGTAGAAAACTCTCCCTGTATCTTACTGTACTGTTCAAGAAAGCTGAATTCCACATTGCCAACAAAAGCGTGGAAATGTTCATGAACCTTCCTCCAGGAAAAGCCATTCAAGCCTGATTATTTTTCTAAGTAACTTCAATtaaattgaagaaagaaaagaagcttcTCTCTGTGTATGGTTTGTTCATGGCTCACTGACAGAGGACTgcaggggtgggctgggctgggctgggctgtgtcCCTTAGCATGGGCGGGGCCCTGCTCACGTGTATcagaggatggagtgggagagACGCACATGCAGACCCCATTGCAGTCTTGGCCGTGGCAAAGACCTCCATAGAGCTGAGCCCTTTCTGTTTAGTGGATGAATAGCTTTCTTCATTCCTGTTTTGTCTGTAAATTCTTTGTAAAGCGATGCGTTAGAAGGCCCACCCTGATCATGTAGGCTACCACCCCCgtgataaataaggaaacaggccCTGAAAGGCTAAAGGGCGTTGGTGGCAGAGCCGGTATTCAAACTTAGGTTGATGTGCCTTCAGAGTTGTGGCACTCGACGACACGCCTCTCTTAAGTGCCTGTCTTTGGTTCCGAAGTTGTAGACCTGCCCTTCAAAGGCCCGATTTTCCGATTCCGAATCCATTCCTTTTCTGATGTCGTATATAGCTTCTTTCAgttccactgatggacatttttagctttattgataagaactatttatttatttgtcaaagaagaaatcacctCAAAGTTGTACCTC
This region includes:
- the CHST11 gene encoding LOW QUALITY PROTEIN: carbohydrate sulfotransferase 11 (The sequence of the model RefSeq protein was modified relative to this genomic sequence to represent the inferred CDS: inserted 1 base in 1 codon): MRRDVADRRLDHRDXEEVKELATCPPSPRQNVPGREQHGVDENGRPDVSFPGPFVLDRMSTGLWDPRCKLVLNIVADCQTCHSQVWVKVQGSPGARSGSGVTYPVRFTERVLLLDSYDIVFLDALTLRLLCCRTSHAKCRDIRQCPETIWLSQLGRRAVLYVIIGSCQRSSRSPLFQLYHPSQVSLERISPPWLELSNTAVLHQMRRDQVTDTCRASSAVSRKRRVLTPNDLKHLVVDDDHELIYCYVPKVACTNWKRLMMVLTGRGRYSDPMEIPANEAHVSANLKTLNQYSIPEINHRLKSYMKFLFVREPFERLVSAYRNKFTQKYNTSFHKRYGTKIIRRQRKNATQEALRKGDDVKFEEFVAYLIDPHTQREEPFNEHWQTVYSLCHPCHIHYDLVGKYETLEEDSNYVLQLAGVGSYLKFPTYAKSTRTTDEMTTEFFQNISSEHQTQLYEVYKLDFLMFNYSVPSYLKLE